Proteins encoded in a region of the Planococcus citri chromosome 1, ihPlaCitr1.1, whole genome shotgun sequence genome:
- the LOC135831271 gene encoding uncharacterized protein LOC135831271 has protein sequence MDYLQMDIDLKPFETFLRQCMEKDKDFDPQMLELCNFISGNRDYQYLESNVHYYLSCHFVHLLNHQEFLLLQLEDLVDIMKMQQRETLYYPCAYEKNIVSRICAKWICHDVKKRSNGFIKLVNAANYRLFRTSFRITAANVNIPLNNVKEDMIEEGIRRYFFDLLDYNGEIDLDDPENQNFVSSVGCTRINEIYKKQKWIKFFENEYLYDVTIKAGEKTYKLHQSVLKTASRYFTDLFSAKNCQSLGQSAESSTCKSKDIHHTVNIDENTFDAVVRYIYFDDIELKTLAESLGMLKAGETLKMNKLIEKSLSWIENNAKDVSIEEILQILDLTVDDDSFSNVSSSACKQISNLVCKFFKSDAAKNLTRDFYHRVWKVNETLQCDILTIICTRWVVENLRTLNNDDITKILNKKHAENQVLKSLNYYRAEKSSFDCVTYMLYASENWGLEKLVNVGLKWIIENVDEMTPENVIEVLNFTRDKERFDREHAFLLYKHVLATWPYINESLFCTITCATLKNILALPSFHFDDPHQIVDICAKWIAHDVGSRYQLIPEIASSINRNRTVNRDDYKIAEIPQDLSSCSQQSIREKLWEILCVTSLVPHSSTEDSTMGEIPIFIATSYKYDGTAGFRCNILDVKLNSIAPLRSLQFHYEDDSEKYYHPEYPLSATLIEDNLFMLCEIYHKSAFYVYNLSLKKLYSLAGIPRIARGRDGVILNCEGRVYCCFRESGAVMRYSTKLNRWEMIFKGGEIERYGFNRVRRIYLFTSDGTHLYRIFKNDSNHYVAQMWNSQQNSWIFLPDLPTLRDSECPLRLTNVKDGIAILLQSVIFLFDLKLSSWREISLPVRCLSNFSTDTILITYYDNGLLYVFRNEMYQLQNLQGNWAMMKDKLGDQDFYNVAAVHRCFKDTCTSDEVILPEKKKKRRRRKNKNQS, from the exons ATGGATTACTTGCAAATGGATATCGATCTGAAGCCGTTTGAAACGTTCCTAAGGCAATGTATGGAAAAAGATAAAGATTTTGATCCGCAAATGCTCGAATTGTGTAATTTCATCAGCGGAAATCGAGATTACCAATATTTGGAATCCAATGTCCATTACTATCTATCCTGTCATTTCGTGCATTTGCTCAATCATCAAGAATTTCTCCTCTTACAATTAGAAGATCTCGTTGATATCATGAAGATGCAACAACGCGAAACCCTCTACTACCCTTGTGCTTATGAAAAGAATATCGTTAGTCGGATTTGTGCCAAATGGATCTGTCACGACGTTAAAAAACGATCGAATGGTTTTATAAAACTGGTGAATGCTGCGAATTATAGACTGTTTCGGACTTCATTTCGAATAACCGCTGCTAATGTCAACATTCCATTGAATAATGTGAAAGAAGATATGATTGAAGAAGGGATCCgaagatatttttttgatcttttggaTTACAATGGAGAAATTGATCTTGATG accctgaaaatcaaaatttcgtatCGTCAGTGGGATGTActagaataaatgaaatttataaaaaacaaaaatggatcaaattcTTTGAGAACGAATATTTATACGATGTAACGATAAAAGCTGGTGAAAAAACGTATAAACTTCATCAATCCGTGTTGAAAACAGCATCGAGATATTTCACTGACctattttctgccaaaaactgCCAATCGCTGGGTCAATCTGCGGAATCATCAACGTGTAAGAGTAAAGACATACATCACACAGTAAACATCGATGAAAATACTTTTGACGCGGTCGTCAGGTACATATATTTTGACGATATTGAATTGAAAACGCTCGCAGAATCATTGGGAATGCTGAAAGCAggagaaactttgaaaatgaataaattgatagaaaaaagtTTATCTTGGATAGAAAATAATGCAAAAGATGTGAGTATTGaagaaattcttcaaatacTAGATCTTACCGTAGACGACGACTCGTTCTCTAATGTGTCGTCGTCTGCGTGTAAGCAGATTTCCAATttagtttgcaaatttttcaaatctgatgCAGCCAAAAACCTTACGCGTGATTTCTATCATCGCGTGTGGAAGGTTAACGAAACATTACAATGCGACATATTGACGATAATATGCACGCGTTGGGTGGTGGAAAATCTTCGGACACTGAATAACGACGATATAACCAAAATATTGAACAAAAAGCACGCAGAGAATCAAGTTCTTAAATCTCTCAACTATTACCGCGCAGAGAAGTCATCTTTCGATTGTGTTACTTACATGTTGTACGCTAGTGAAAACTGGGGACTTGAGAAATTGGTGAATGTGGGCTTGAAATGGATTATTGAAAATGTGGACGAAATGACACCTGAAAATGTCATCGAGGTATTGAACTTCACCCGCGACAAAGAAAGATTTGATCGCGAACACGCGTTTTTGCTGTATAAGCATGTGCTTGCCACATGGCCATACATCAACGAATCGCTGTTCTGTACGATTACTTGCGCTACGTTGAAGAATATACTCGCTTTACCAAGTTTCCATTTCGATGATCCTCATCAGATCGTGGATATTTGTGCTAAATGGATCGCACACGATGTAGGAAGCCGGTATCAATTAATACCTGAAATTGCCTCGAGTATAAATCGCAATCGCACAGTGAACCGAGATGATTATAAGATTGCTGAAATTCCTCAAGATTTGAGTAGCTGCTCGCAACAGTCGATCAGAGAAAAATTATGGGAAATACTGTGCGTAACTTCGTTAGTTCCTCATTCCAGTACGGAAGATTCAACAATGGGAGAAATTCCAATATTTATTGCAACGTCCTATAAATACGATGGAACTGCAGGCTTTAGGTGTAATATTTTGGATGTGAAGTTGAACAGTATTGCACCTTTGAGGTCTCTCCAGTTTCATTATGAGGATGATTCGGAAAAGTACTACCACCCAGAGTATCCATTATCGGCAACTCTAATCGAGGATAATTTATTCATGCTTTGTGAGATATACCACAAATCTGCGTTCTACGTTTACAATTTATCGTTAAAGAAACTCTACTCTTTGGCAGGAATCCCTCGCATTGCACGAGGTCGCGATGGTGTAATATTAAATTGCGAGGGTCGAGTGTACTGTTGCTTCAGGGAATCTGGTGCAGTAATGAGATATTCCACAAAATTGAATCGATgggaaatgatttttaaaggtGGCGAAATAGAACGGTATGGTTTTAATAGGGTCAGAAGAATTTATCTTTTTACTAGTGATGGCACACACCTatacagaattttcaaaaacgattccAATCATTACGTCGCACAAATGTGGAATTCCCAACAAAATTCTTGGATTTTCCTACCAGATCTGCCTACTTTGCGTGATTCTGAGTGTCCTTTAAGACTGACCAATGTCAAAGATGGTATCGCCATATTACTCCAATCTGTGATATTTTTGTTCGATCTTAAATTATCATCATGGCGAGAGATTTCGCTTCCTGTGAGATGTTTGAGCAATTTCAGTACGGATACTATACTCATCACGTATTACGATAACGGTCTGTTGTATGTGTTTAGAAATGAAATGTATCAATTACAAAATCTACAAGGGAATTGGGCGATGATGAAGGACAAACTAGGCGACCAAGATTTTTACAATGTGGCGGCTGTTCATCGTTGCTTCAAGGATACATGCACTAGTGATGAGGTCATTTTGcccgaaaaaaagaaaaaaagaagaaggagaaaaaataaaaatcagtcaTGA